actaaacacaccttcctaaagataaaaggaaactaacaaactattcctaattaatagataaactgccatgccgcatcctctttaaactcggtcacttagagataagcttcctttagtagattgatttccttaaccgaatatagcaggaatgcgactattggcgacttgataactctcatcgactgattccgagatgctgcagccgatgatgtctttgccgattaccaaatttcactattAACAGAACTTCAATGTTCGTCCCGAGCagatgctgcagccgataatgattctaagccAATGACGTCTTTGTCGATTaacaaatttcactgttaacaaacTTCAATGTTCGTCCCGAGCGCTCCGATCTCTGGCCGGTTAACGCTTGTCACGCCTAGATATTTAGcacaaatttccagactattttgtgtattaaatccctgtacaggaccagccagggtacacaaaacgacaagtaatttaCAGTTCCAaatgtaaataaagcgtaaaatacttatagaagaggcacttagtcctcacaccgaaaagaAAGCAGTAGCAGCGGAAAAAGCGAtactagcggggcttcagctccactccacaggcaaaactcaactggtgtctgagccttggtcttctaacttcgtcttcggCTCAGAAGCTATACACTTCttaaaagggggaataatagcaaggctgagtacaaccaccgtactcagcaagccacaccaatgatgcagacgtgcaaggggaacgcAAGGATgatttgtggctatttgcataaaggcagttgtaaaacattttgttgagcaaaacagtaaaactgttgaataattaaggtaatattaaatctccactgatcaacactacaccacgttgaacaggcccaaccaacccacatgaactacagtgcattgggttgatttattaagtgtaagactaatcacggtgaatctggtcaatcgcccataaccgcgggcacggctattcgaatagttttactctggccagaggtgcacaactgtacccacaagacacaatctaCCGGCATGTCACCGCGTCCGCGCAGatacgtcaccatgtcgagtgattgtgataagaccctccgcataaccctcccctaaccatccacaccacgctaaggtttcacccccaccccctatCCCGGAGGTAGGCAGTCCCCtcgtgcgccgcggtgaatccggcagctggacaaccggataccccagccgacccaactccatcatgcccaccctcgccactggtgcctaggaaagggtcgagttATACTttagatcaagcagttacccactctcgcttgtggtaagcactataagtcttccagggtttcccgtgaaccggtccttaattgccatgggtgcgactagcaaaaccatgcacccacagcccaccattcagtcgcattttagttggataattatgaccatgaaacatggccagatgtctcgagcaagCAGCTCGTCTTGATACTAACAGGTCTAAAACtataattatcccatcaactgagctagtgacaattaagcatggctaagaatATAGTTATAGCTAGGTtaacataagtaacacaagctagtcgaatTATCACCCacggttgacaaagaacagatatcaagtaaacatggcacaagcaggcagataggtaaaccctgatcccatgtaattagcaaaacatgcatatttatttgcaaacggcaaaacatttataaattgggatcaacatgctcaaggggaatgtgttacttgccttgcttcttcaaacaatcttccaAACTCTTTTCCTTGTGACTgtggacttccgaaacgacggattctacacgctggcacgcaaaacgaggaaaaactctaataaaaactatggaaacagtacataaaaagtaaacaaacatgtagatctcaattttagatgaaaattgcaagttgaatggccgaATTCGGAgttcggatgaattagatatgaattttagaagttttgagccatttaaatgaatttctagaattattatcgaattattgcgcaataattaattattttctcaaaggaaaagaTTAAGCGCTGACGTCATCTaagaggccggcgccgacaggcgggccccacacgtcagcgggtcAAGGGGCAGGCACACGGTGGACCGCGTCCACCGCGGCCTCGGGTGCGCCGTGGACCAGGACCACGGGCGGTCCACGGGCGGCACCCCCAATCGgcaagggaggggggaggctggCTGGCTCGCCAGCCAGACGGCCGCTGACGATGGTGGCGCGACGCGGCACCGGACACGGGAGGCAGCGGAGGGGGAAAAGGGTAGGAGGAGGGAGCACTCACCATGCGCCAAGGTGGCGAGGGcaacgggcggcggtggcggtccgACGGCGTACCGCGGACGCGAGGTGGAGGATGGCGACCTGGGGAGCGCGGTGGAAGGGTTAGGGAAAAGGGAGGAGGCGCGAGGCGACGTGAAAACTCAGCCGGAAGCCGGCAACGAGGGGAGAAGCTCACCTCTCACAGCGGGGAATGGATGCTGGCGACGAAGAGCTTTGATGAGGGGATGCCAGGCCTTCCCTTGAGATTGCGGAGCTGAGGAGGAGGGGCCCGAGGCCTAAGGAGGCCCGGAACGTCGACGCACGACCGCCGGAGTTagagggcgacgacggcgctaGGGTGGCACGGTGAGGAGGGGGTTTTCGTGGTGGAAGGGGGAAATGGAGCAGAGACGTGGCCGGGCGAAGCAGCGCTCGCCGGCGGGAAGCGATGGAGTGGGCGGTGACGTGGAGTTCGTGGGGAGGTCAAACAGGCGCCCTTTTTTTGGGGGAAAGTCGTGGAGAtggtggaggacgtggaggggGACCGATTTCACTCGGTTATGGCGCGAGGGTGCGAGCGGGAGAGGCCGAAATCGagggcgacgtgggcggcaacggatggccatggcggcggttgtGGCCGGCGAGAGGAAGGGGATGGACCTGACAAGTGGGGTCttcgggcccacctgtcggcgaaagggggaggggattcAGGGGGTTATTTAGACTTTGCGCGAGGAGAAGGGGAAACGGGCCAACGGCccaagagaggagaggggaggccggccgaggaagggagagaggggcacgggccgcgggagggaaagggggattGGGCCGGGAGCGGCCcaaagggagagaggaggtttttaatttgttttctttttatttaaattattttaatgaACTTCatgactttaaaattatttcttgagctccaaAAATTCACGAAAAAATCCGGAGGGTATTTTAGGGCGCAAAGAATATTGtaaaatattctcggccaatgatttttgagggaaaattttaattctcccaataattcacttgattaaatttgcttgaacttttatttaatttctagaaaatgcattattaaacgatttttaatcccaaacgAATATCAGGGCATTACAGCGCTTCTATGTCCAAGTGGGATTGCCACTGGATGTCGAAGTGATTATACCACTCCATCCCCTTCGAGGCCAGGTCCGACGCGGCGAAAGCTCTCCGATGGCGGTGCAGGGCGATCGTGCCAAACAGGAAACCCAGGGTTGCCACTGATGGAGCTATGGAAGCCCATTTCGCCCTGCTTCGCAAGGTCTGCCTCCACCTTAGCTGCCGTGACCTGGTGGAAGAGTTTTGCATGCTTCGGATCTTTCCTCTCTCCTAGTCATGGCAAGTCGAGGTGAACCAGGACGAGGAGGTCGATGGCCTACCGAAGCTCGTCATGCCAAAGGGGGCGAAAGGTAGGCTTTTGCTTTCCCACATGCAGTTGCATTTCGCTCTTTTTTCCCTGCTTTGCGGCCAGTATGATGAGACGTTTCATTTTTGCAGTGCTAACTCTTGTTCAGGCTGAAACCGAAGCTCGGAAGATGGTCGGCGATGTGTCGATCACAGAATACAGCCAGCTGCTTACACGGAAGGCGGCTGGCCGAGCGAATCGTGTGCATGATGGCGATCTCCCCTCTCGGGAGAAGCCCTCCAAGGCCGATGGTGATGAAGGGACCTCGAAGAAGCGCAAACGCGAGCAAGCAAAATCGGCCCCTCAGAAGCGAAAGGCCCCTGCCTCCACTGACTCTGATGCCGACGATGAGGACACTGTCGATGACCAGTACGatgaagaggagggggaggatgaggaggaggcgaaAGTTGCGGTCGAACCGGCCGCGAATGAGCCCGCCGACAACCGCACCGAGACGCACGGCTACACCCCAACCCCAAGCCCAGACCACGTCGTAACTGGGGTGGAGTCGAACAGCTCCCCCCTTCGCCGGAAGGATTTGCATAGGGCAAAGGCATTGGTTTCGATTGCGGCGGGCAAGGTGGTGAAGGGAGGGCCAGTTAAGAAAACCTCCAAAAAAAAGGGGTTCGTCGATGTCGCCTGTGTTTTCAGTGATGACGAGTCTTCGGATGAGACCTCTACTTCGGCCGCTGGGTGGAGCCAAGATCTTTCGACCGCTCCCGATGCTGCGACCGACACGGGCGAAGCGGGAGGGAGCGCTGCAGCTGGTACTTCAGGTTCTGCTGACCGGGTTGTGAAGGCTGCTGCCAGGCTCTTCGGGAGCCCTCCGCACAGTCCACCTACTTCACCGCTGGCCATCCAAAACGGGAAGAAGGCGGCCGTTGAGACGTCGGCTTCAGAGTATTCGCTCACGGCGCCCTGCTTCGTCCCTTGGGATTTCGAGACCCGGGTGGATCTTACCCCCTTCATCGAGGGGGTAAGTCATCTCGTTTCTCCGGCTGGAAGTCCGAGCCTGTTCACTGAGTTGAACGAGTTCAACGAGGGCTGTACCGCTGTCAAAAGCTTAGCCGTCTGGGTATGTCGTTCGCCCGCTTTAAATGTTGCTTTTCCACAACTTATGCTAATTTTCTTCATTTTagcccccccttttttttagaTACCCGCAGCTCATTGTTCGACCGAGCGAACCGTGAGGGCTCGCCTTGACAGCTTTAAAAGTCGTCTTCGGGCTAAGGATGAAGAACTGGGCCGCAAGGGGCTAGAAATGGAAAACCTAGCCAACACCCTTAAGGAGACGAAGACTGAGAATAAGCAGCTCCAAGTTGAGCTGGAGAAGGGGAGCGAGCGAAGGCCGAGATCGAGCGCCTCAAGGCTGAGCTTAAAAAAGAACGAGATTAGTCCACCGCCTTGACTGATTACTATAACCTTAccgagccgaagatggaggctcttcgTCAGGAGGTCAGCAAGGTAGAAGCAGCCGCTAAGAGAGACGCACAACGGTTCGCGCGGGAGATGGTGAAGACCACTAAGTCCGCAAAGACCGTGTGCCGCACGCTTTGCCTTGCCCTTACCGACATGTGGGCGAAGGTGCGAGGAGTCCCCGACGAAGATGCTTCTGCCTTTGACTTCTCGGAGTGGACTCAATAGGCCAGTGGTGTGGTCTCTGATTGCACCACTGCATACGGCGATTGCTACGCGCGTGTGTTAGCGGCCTTTACCATGGGCCTGCTACAACAAAATGGGTGCGAGCATATCGCCGAGTTCCCCAAGTTGGTGAAGGGGGATTGGGAAGTCAGTTGTCAGGATCTTTCGGCCGCACTTCGTGCTTGGCGCAAACAATTCTGGCAAATGGACGGCTGATCTACTGCCAAGGCGCGCCTGCTCGAGCACTTGGCaaaggcagaggcggcggatcaaggcgaggaggcagcgggcgaaGGAGGTGGGGCAGATGCGGGCGCTGGGGTAGACATCGGCCATAatcacccagaggtgtgaggccctccgcccgctctttagatttttagattttttgCGTTGGCCACGGAAGGCGAACGATGTAAATTTGGCCGATGTTTCCCCCTTTTGTACTGTAGCCGAAAATGGCCTTTTTTATATGGAATAGATGAACCAAGTTTCGCCAATTATCCCGTTTTTAGGGCTTTGATATGTATGGTTGCATCATTTTGTACACGAATAGGGGCTACACTTTTTGCCCGCTTTATGAGCTTCGCCCTCTCTTAACCTTGTGCTTTCCCATTTGCCcctttttatgttgttttagCAGGGTCTTCACTAGAAATTGTGTGTTCGGCTTCCTTTCAGAGATTGGCGTAAAAAGAATGAGAAATTCATCACAGTTGAAGGCTTGCTGAAATTTAAGTATTCATGTTGCGAGATGATAATAAATGGCAATAGTTACAAGGTTTTGAAAGTTTCCAGCTGGATGCGGGCACACCCCGGGCGAACCATGGACGACTACGACCGTGTCCATGTGGAGCATCGGGAGGACATGGCTCGCTTTTGGTGAAATCATCGGAGGACTGATCGTCAGGAAGCGATCGCCCAACGCCGTTACGGTCTAGTTTATGTCTCGCCCCCTTCTCCTCTTAGGGTAGTGTATaatattagtagtgatgacgaaccaAGTTCGCCAGATCATACCTTAGGGCGTGGAGGGTGTTTTGGGGGTGGAGATGTAATTTTTTTGTAAGTTAGGCTGTAAAGCCCGTTACCTTCTTTCGCCTGTACCATGTTGTAtggcctatattttttttcgaagTTAATGAAGAtgtgttttatttccttttcgctattgTACGCATAGTCACCTTTCATGATTTTGTTAGGTCGAAATATGTCGGCCCCCTTGCGTATATTAGCGAAATATGTCTGCTGACTTTTCAGCTTCCTACTTCCGTTTTCGATCTGTAGTATTCCGCGCTAAAGAAATGCTCGTGTTTTTCACATAGATCGAATATGACTGTGTTCGGTTATTTATTTCCCGAAACAAGATGTTGCGGTTTCAATGTTCAGCGAGCGATGCTTCGGTCGATTCATTTCGCCCCCCTGGCGCTTTCGCTTATCAGGTGTTTGCCTTAGGGTTTTTCCACGAATTATCATTTACACAAGTAAAAAGGTGAAAGACACATGGATTatatactggttcgggcctccaggatggataatagccctacatccagtttttttcctttttttattttcctctttttttgtatttttgtgccGAAGGGCCTACATAATagtatgtacatttttacaagttggcgaaTGGGGTGCCACCCCTTCTAGACATAGAAACGCTTAAGAGAAGCAGCGTTCCAGGAGTGGTCGAACTCTTCGCCTTCCAGCGTCGCCAAGCGAAAAGAGCCCGTCCTGGACCTGTTCTTGATGAGGTATGGCCCTTCCCACTTCGATTCAAGCTTTCCAACCGCCATTGGGTTCGCCTTCTTCCTTAGCCAGGCAGCAGCTCTATCGGTTGAACCTTTTTGTTGTAAGGTGCCAAAGTGCTCTTGGCATATTTGCGCATGTGTTCTAGTGCTTCGACTCTCACCCTTTCGAGGAGTTCGAGCAACACCTCGCGCCCATCTTCTCCTTCAGAAAACATTacccttggtgagttagccTCTAACTCTGTTGGGGTCATTGCTTCGTCACCATAAAGGAGCATGAACAGGCTAAACTTGGTTGGccttgtgggggtcgtccgaagggcccaAAGAACAGATAACATTTCGTCCGGCCATTTGCCCTTCACCGCCCCTTCAAGCCTCTTCTTGAGCGCCTCAAGGATCTTGCCATTTGCTCATTCGACTGCCCCGTTCGATTGTGGGTGTGCGACAGAAGCGAACTTGATTTGCAGGTCTGGGCCTTCGCACATCTCTCTAAACTTGTCAGAATCAAACTGCTTGCCATTGTCAGTGATGAATTCTTTCGGCACTCCGAAATGGCAAACGATGTTCTTCCACACAAATTTTTATACAGCTGCCGAAGTGATCGCACCAAGCGATTCGGCTTCGATCCAACGAGAGAAGTATTCAATTGCTACAATTGCAAACTTGTACCCATTTCGTGCCACCGGGAAAGGGCCAATGATGTCCAACCCCCATCTGGCGTAAGGCCAGACTACTGCGATAGGCTACAGCTCGTACTGGGGTGCTGTCTGGCTTCGGCCATGCCGCTGGCAGCTTTTGCATTTCTTGGCTTGCTCCAcactgtcacgtcccaaaacgaccctaaaatatatcctctaaatggtgcctagaataattaaaatccgtgtgaaagcctccaacaattaaaatgtgcaaagttaaaagtcaaataaggcttagaggatttttgtatatttcctaaaagcctaaaatgcgtaaataaattttagtggaattttcagagcacaaataataattattaagaaataaacaaagttaaaatgattttataaaaagaaaaactctgaaaagtcccctttccctccctctccctcttgggccggctcggcccatccccttccccctccctctcctctccccgcggcccatccggcctctccccgcgcgcgcgccactgacgggcgggcccgcccgccacccgcgCTGACGGggggggcccacccgtcatccccttcctcccgccgctcccgccgcctcgcccgcgccctagcgccgccgccgcgaatcccgccgcccccgtcctccccgcgtgcaatcaataggggggaattattccccgtgattccctctccctttccccccattttcccctctctctctcacgttCAAACgcgcggatttgcccccgcaaatctcgccagcgccattgatggagcccgagagcgccgcgccggtttccttcccctccggccgccctctcccccttccaactctatttaaaccctccccgcacctcctccgtccgtttccacctctcgccgcccttcgtcCTCgacggaatcgagctcgcgccgttgctctctctctccaccgccgccgtcgagctccggtccgccgccgccgtcaccccggaccacctcccacctcggcgccgcctccttcggctttgCCGCATCCtcaccgacctcgtccacccctccgtttcgctcaccgaccgccggaacgccgtcgaccccgtcgacccgagcagcgctgccgccttcctccgcaccggccgcctttttcgttgTCGCCGTcaacctagggtgagccgtggactgccgcttcttttcccccttcccttcccctctctcggccgccgctccgccgcgccggtggtcaccggcggcgaccatcggggcgcgggcgcgccgcctcccgccggctgcacaggcttggccgccctcgggcgcgccgagtggctgccgcgtggggcccggccgtcagccgcgtgggccccactcccgtggacccggtccgcgtgccccctcccctcggctgacgcaataaaccctttttaaattaaaatttaaatgaagaaattcgcaaatattcatttaaagagcatataaacttcaaatgactataacttggccatttgaactcggaattggaccgttcaagtctctaatttttccttaagaagtcaagaacccatttttgtgctttgtttctgcttgttatatggagtttattagagtaaagtccttttcttttctgttggtcgtgtagacgctgcagcttcgaaagatccgctcttcgtggaggttgaagccgacgtttgggaaagcgagcaaggcaagtcacatcgtccttgaacatattgaatcccagtttataaaattattttgatttaaattattgcattaccgctttatttaaattcccgcgttatcactgttttatttagccatgcctatttacctttattatgaccttattattattgttattgttattattaccttgttcaccctagattaaacaaaaccccaactagtggacactctactcatggtaccactagtatgattttaggtagatgcttcactggttaattaggcaacattaggtggttttacaactctagaccttgggaatactcttatcacctggacactatggaattgttggattattgtggaattggattcacacctccccctctattcaaaatccccaaaatggttttacgctgggctcggggtgcatggttttgatagtagcacctcggccatataaggaccggtcttcgggcctctgttgcaaagcactaccgtacttccacatgtctagtgggtaaggcttagtttgtggctcagtctggttataaacaaaagtacacagatggagatggacgaagtcggggatcgatggacatctctaggacaaatgaaggctacatgagctgtggcccggtagtcgagatgtcatggcacagggccggtgtcctgctgctcggggctcagtcctgcctacctgtcccaggGGTTCcagccgtaggtggggttgggtcggtattcttgtctatggctaggatgggttggaaactatgtcacgtcttccgtccgtataccgtggtggtctgcggcacgtggttacacgtgaggaagatgtgtcttgtgggtaaagatgtacacctctgatcagagtacaATCTATTCGAAttgccgcgccctcggttatgggcaagccgagcaatgtacccaagttagtgttttaattcttaaaacctgcttaacaactaaaatgtggaataattggcctgggttggcttgggacgagctgggacccagggtcgggttgccagttcggtctgaatcatcgtaggccttgggttaaggcaggttcgtgtgggtccacggccttgattaataatattgtatagctctagaatcgtgtttacaaaatagcttcgagcaactaagtgtcttttaatgctgtttactgcaaaccctaaccctttatattataacccccttgtactccctttcatttattctgcacttatgggtgtgtattgttgagtacggtggttgtactcagtcttgctcaatttttcccaaacccagaagaggagtccctggaagatgaaggctttggtgtctagctcgtgcctaccgtcaagcgcctgtggtcgtcgccctagtcttctgctgtttcccgtttgtctttgtgtgtgctgggccttcgccgcccatgtaataaattaactatttacgcttccgcttgttgaactctgaactgtatcaacttttggtgtaccttgcctcctgggacaaggaataatgcactcACGTAAGGAACACCCGTTGGGTTATTTTCGGTCGtgacacacacaaacttttagcACAGTGGGCCAATATACACTCTGGCAAAAAACTTTGGAGGCAACCGTTCTTGCGGCTTGATGCGCACTGCACAGCCCCTAGTGTATTTCTTTCGCTATTTCCTCGCCTTTAGCAAAGGATATGCAGCGAAGCAAGCGTTGGAGCACCCCAGAGCGATACAACTGCCCTGAGTTTGTATCTTGTGGCTCTGAGCTGTAGGCGCTTCGCTTCTACTTCATCCTCTAGGAGCCAACCATTCTTGAGGTACTTCACGAACGGTGTTCGCCAGTCTTCTGGGTCTTCGCCCAGTTCTGCCTGGTCAATTGCCATGATGTCCAGGCTCTCTGTGGGCACACTTGGTGCGTACAAGACTTCAAAAAATATGCCTGGCGAATGTGGTCCTCCGCAAGCAGCGGATTTCGCCAGGGTGTCTGGCTCCTCGTTCTGGCCTCTAGGtaagtgttcgaccgttatgcgGCGAAACACTTTTCCATAGATCGAACAGCCTCCAGATACCTCTTCATGCCTTCTTCCTTTGCCTCAAAagatgtaacgccccgattttcgttcgggattaaaacccattaaataatgcattttctagatttttaataaaagttaaagcaatttaataaagtgaaataatgggagaatttgaaattttccttaaaaatcatttggccggaaatattttgtaatattctctgtgccctaatgaactctctgaaatttcccgcgaattttcggagctcaagaaataattttaaagtcacaaagatcatttaataaaattaaataaaaagaaaagcaaataaaacctccccttcctccttgggccattttcggccccaggtcccttcctcctcccacgGCCCAcgccccctctcttcctctctcgccTCGGCCCGTTTCCCCTTCCCCTCGCGCAAAGTCTAAATAACCCCCTgggttctcctccctctctccctccccgacaggtgggcccagcgACCCCActtcttctgtaagtattttacgcttttatttatgtttggaactatattttacttgtcgttttgtgtaccctggctggtcctggacaggaatttaatacacaaaatagtctagaaatttgggctaaatttctaggcgtgacaaaAG
Above is a window of Oryza sativa Japonica Group chromosome 10, ASM3414082v1 DNA encoding:
- the LOC107279055 gene encoding uncharacterized protein: MEAHFALLRKSWQVEVNQDEEVDGLPKLVMPKGAKVLTLVQAETEARKMVGDVSITEYSQLLTRKAAGRANRVHDGDLPSREKPSKADGDEGTSKKRKREQAKSAPQKRKAPASTDSDADDEDTVDDQYDEEEGEDEEEAKVAVEPAANEPADNRTETHGYTPTPSPDHVVTGVESNSSPLRRKDLHRAKALVSIAAGKVVKGGPVKKTSKKKGFVDVACVFSDDESSDETSTSAAGWSQDLSTAPDAATDTGEAGGSAAAGTSGSADRVVKAAARLFGSPPHSPPTSPLAIQNGKKAAVETSASEYSLTAPCFVPWDFETRVDLTPFIEGMEALRQEVSKVEAAAKRDAQRFAREMVKTTKSAKTVCRTLCLALTDMWAKVRGVPDEDASAFDFSEWTQ